The Candidatus Binatia bacterium DNA segment TCGGGCTGATCCCTACGAGAGGAACAACGTCGCCGCTGATCCGGCGCACCCGGAACTCATCAAGCAACTGAAGGTGAGGCTGAGAGAGCTCTCCGCCTCCTAAGGCGACCTGCTCAGTTGGACCCGAGGCCGATGCGGAGGCTGACGAGCCGCCGCACGAACTTGATGAACTCGGGTATGTGCCGCATCTTCGAACTTCCCGTGCTGCGCGGCGTGTACCCCGCCGGTACCTCGGCAATGGTCACTCCGGCGTGCGCGAGTCGTGCGGAGAGCTCCAACACGAACTCGAAGCCGCTGCTCTCGAGCTGACCCAGCGGGAGGGCGCGTCGCTCGAAGGCGCGAATGCCGGTGTAGAGATCCGTCAGCCGCTGGCGAAAGAGGAGGTTGAACAGACCCGTGACGAGGCCATTTCCGAGTGAGCGGTACTTCTGCATGGCCGGGGGGGATTCACCGCGAGCCAGAAACCGTGACCCGATGACCGCATCGGCTTCGCGGAGCTTCTCGAGCATCGCCGGGATGTCCTCGGGCCAGTACTCGAGGTCGGCGTCGATCACGATCACATGATCGCCGCTGCCATGGCGCATTCCATCGAGCAGCGATCGGCCGTAGCCCAGATTCTCGTCGTGCAAGACGAGGTCGGTGACGCCGCCTTCGACCAGAAGTTCGATCGTACGGTCGGTCGATGCGTTGTCGACGAAGATCATCCGGGCGCCCGGGCACGCCTCGCGCAGGCGGTGCAGAAGTTCCGGGATGGTCTCTTCTTCGTTGTAGATCGGGACGACGATGTCGGTGTTGTTCAGCAATTTGTTGCGTGCCCCTTGCACCTCCTCTAGCTTCGGCGAGTGCCCGAAATCTTCGGTCTGATCCCCGCCGCCGGGAAGGGTGTTCGCGCCTATCCCTACACACAGGAGCTGCCAAAGTCACTCCTCGAAGTCGATGGGAAGCCGCTGCTTCAAGGCAACGTCGAGCTCATGCGAGACGAGTTGGGCCTGCGGCGGATCGTGGTGGTCGTCGGACATCTCGGCGACCGCATCCGCGAGTTTCTGGGCGACGGATCGCGATTCGACGTCGAGGTTACCTACGTCGTGAACGACCGGCTCGACCTCGAGCTCCCGTACTCGATCTACCTTGGTTCGAAGCAGTTCGAGGGACCGTGCTGCATCGTGCTGGCCGACGAGTGCTACGTCGGCACGAATCATCGTGACCTTCTCCGTACGCCGACCGACGATCTCCTCACCTGCGCGATCATAGAGGCCGAATACCCGCGTGCGGTTCGCAACAACTACACCGTGGAACTGAACGGCAGTCACGTCGTTGGTCTTCACGAGAAGCCGCAGGTCGTCACGAGTCTGCTGATGGGCACCGGAACCTATGTCGTCCAGCCCGAGGCGAAGCGGCGTCTCG contains these protein-coding regions:
- a CDS encoding glycosyltransferase family 2 protein; translation: MQGARNKLLNNTDIVVPIYNEEETIPELLHRLREACPGARMIFVDNASTDRTIELLVEGGVTDLVLHDENLGYGRSLLDGMRHGSGDHVIVIDADLEYWPEDIPAMLEKLREADAVIGSRFLARGESPPAMQKYRSLGNGLVTGLFNLLFRQRLTDLYTGIRAFERRALPLGQLESSGFEFVLELSARLAHAGVTIAEVPAGYTPRSTGSSKMRHIPEFIKFVRRLVSLRIGLGSN